The following proteins are co-located in the Micromonospora viridifaciens genome:
- a CDS encoding immune inhibitor A domain-containing protein yields the protein MRRRVTAGLASAAAALLAAGVVTAPAAAAPAAEPTPGADNAKLGKKDNLPDSKADQHREVRKQAIADLLKGKAKLQTRNGSKVIQVKDDLFVEYQQAPKVDPIFTMLVNFGDKTDPRTGGTPGPVVNQIPEPDRNWDGGSTDDNSTMWRPDFHREHYTDMFYGPGESMRDFYLKQSGGRYTVGGDVSDWITVPYNEARYGSNNISEADGYWNFVKDTATSWYDVQVKAGKTPQQIKDYLAQFDVWDRYDFDGDGDFNEPDGYIDHFQAVHAGEGEEAGGGAQGEDAIWSHRWAAFPNLEGKAGPAGNLAGGVQIGDSGFWIRDYTTEPENGGLGVFAHEYGHDLGLPDLYDTQGGDNGVGFWSLMASGSWLGHGTDDIGSTPGYMDPWSKLFLGWLNYSVVEEKSGTTKVTLGPAGDSDGPKAQAVVVNLPAQTQTTNYNTPFGGSYEWWGGSADDLNSTLTRTLDLTGATSASITAKAQWDIEEDYDFFYAEVSTDGGATWHALSNSLIDQGETGVDGSTSGAWVDLTYDLSAYAGQTVTFRYRYATDGGLHFAGPFLDNIALTKNGAVAWTDDAETLAAEWAVKGWTRITGSVTDTYPRFYIAENRTYFGYDDTLRTGGYNFGWLNSRPNFVERFSNHPGMLVWYVNYAYGDNNTSQHPGYGLNLPVDVRSQKINIPGQGVITNRRGGYDATFSLYAKPAQTFHKNGVAATVPALGPQPVFDDSGIGTYWNSGNAQNSVKVAGSGTRIQILQQGTTPTSDMVVKITN from the coding sequence TTGAGGAGACGAGTCACAGCCGGTCTGGCCTCGGCCGCGGCCGCGCTGCTGGCGGCCGGTGTCGTCACGGCGCCGGCGGCCGCCGCCCCGGCGGCGGAGCCCACCCCCGGCGCCGACAATGCGAAGCTCGGCAAGAAGGACAACCTCCCGGACTCCAAGGCGGATCAGCACCGGGAGGTCCGGAAGCAGGCCATCGCCGACCTGCTGAAGGGCAAGGCGAAGCTTCAGACGCGCAACGGCTCGAAGGTCATCCAGGTGAAGGACGACCTGTTCGTCGAGTACCAGCAGGCGCCGAAGGTCGACCCGATCTTCACGATGCTGGTCAACTTCGGCGACAAGACCGACCCGCGTACCGGCGGCACGCCCGGCCCGGTGGTCAACCAGATCCCCGAGCCGGACCGCAACTGGGACGGCGGCTCGACCGACGACAACAGCACCATGTGGCGCCCCGACTTCCACCGGGAGCACTACACGGACATGTTCTACGGTCCGGGCGAGTCGATGCGGGACTTCTACCTGAAGCAGTCCGGCGGGCGGTACACGGTCGGCGGCGACGTCAGCGACTGGATCACCGTGCCGTACAACGAGGCCCGGTACGGCAGCAACAACATCTCCGAGGCCGACGGCTACTGGAACTTCGTCAAGGACACTGCCACGTCCTGGTACGACGTCCAGGTAAAGGCCGGCAAGACGCCGCAGCAGATCAAGGACTACCTGGCCCAGTTCGACGTCTGGGACCGGTACGACTTCGACGGCGACGGCGACTTCAACGAGCCCGACGGCTACATCGACCACTTCCAGGCGGTGCACGCCGGTGAGGGTGAGGAGGCCGGCGGCGGCGCCCAGGGCGAGGACGCCATCTGGTCGCACCGCTGGGCCGCGTTCCCCAACCTCGAGGGCAAGGCCGGCCCGGCCGGCAACCTCGCCGGCGGTGTCCAGATCGGTGACTCCGGGTTCTGGATCCGTGACTACACCACGGAGCCGGAGAACGGTGGTCTGGGCGTGTTCGCCCACGAGTACGGCCACGACCTCGGCCTGCCGGACCTGTACGACACCCAGGGCGGCGACAACGGCGTCGGCTTCTGGAGCCTGATGGCCTCGGGTTCGTGGCTCGGCCACGGCACCGACGACATCGGCTCGACCCCGGGCTACATGGACCCGTGGTCGAAGCTCTTCCTCGGCTGGCTGAACTACTCAGTGGTCGAGGAGAAGAGCGGCACCACCAAGGTGACGCTCGGGCCGGCGGGTGACAGCGACGGGCCGAAGGCCCAGGCGGTCGTGGTGAACCTGCCCGCGCAGACCCAGACCACGAACTACAACACGCCGTTCGGTGGGTCGTACGAGTGGTGGGGCGGCAGCGCTGACGACCTGAACAGCACGCTGACCCGCACCCTGGACCTGACCGGCGCGACCTCCGCGTCGATCACCGCGAAGGCCCAGTGGGACATCGAGGAGGACTACGACTTCTTCTACGCCGAGGTGTCCACCGACGGTGGCGCCACCTGGCACGCGCTGAGCAACTCGCTGATCGATCAGGGCGAGACCGGGGTCGACGGCTCGACCAGCGGCGCGTGGGTCGACCTGACCTATGACCTGTCGGCGTACGCCGGACAGACCGTGACCTTCCGCTACCGCTACGCCACCGACGGCGGCCTGCACTTCGCCGGCCCGTTCCTGGACAACATCGCGCTGACCAAGAACGGCGCGGTCGCGTGGACCGACGACGCGGAGACCCTGGCGGCCGAGTGGGCCGTCAAGGGCTGGACCCGGATCACCGGCTCGGTAACCGACACCTACCCCCGCTTCTACATCGCCGAGAACCGGACCTACTTCGGTTACGACGACACGCTGCGGACCGGTGGGTACAACTTCGGTTGGCTCAACTCCCGGCCGAACTTCGTCGAGCGGTTCTCGAACCACCCCGGCATGCTGGTCTGGTACGTGAACTACGCGTACGGCGACAACAACACGTCGCAGCACCCGGGCTACGGCCTCAACCTGCCGGTCGACGTCCGGTCGCAGAAGATCAACATTCCGGGTCAGGGCGTGATCACCAACCGGCGCGGCGGCTACGACGCGACGTTCAGCCTGTACGCCAAGCCGGCCCAGACCTTCCACAAGAACGGTGTGGCGGCCACGGTCCCGGCGCTCGGCCCGCAGCCGGTCTTCGACGACAGCGGCATCGGGACGTACTGGAACTCCGGCAACGCGCAGAACTCGGTGAAGGTGGCCGGCAGCGGCACCCGGATCCAGATCCTGCAGCAGGGCACCACCCCGACCAGCGACATGGTCGTCAAGATCACCAACTGA
- a CDS encoding alpha/beta fold hydrolase — protein sequence MTDQRGGPVDESCVLPDGPWTHRFVGANGSRFHVVEAGTGPMVLFLHGFPEYWLAWQEILPAVADAGFRAVAVDLRGYGASDKPPRGYDGYTLAADVAGLVRALGERSATLVGSGAGGLIAWTAASFHPSLIRRLVVLGAPHPLRLRAAIFADPRGQFAASTPTLKFQLPRYEHVLTRDNAAEVEAILRRWGGPRWVNGPDFAAYARCCREAMQIPQAAFCAMEGYRWAFRSVLRLHGYRFVKLMQRPLVTPTLQLHGALDRASLPRTAQGSGRYVTAPYEWRLLDEVGHFPHVEAPDVVLGEILRWAKA from the coding sequence ATGACCGACCAGCGAGGCGGACCCGTCGACGAGTCCTGCGTCCTCCCCGACGGGCCGTGGACGCACCGGTTCGTCGGCGCCAACGGGAGCCGCTTCCACGTCGTCGAGGCCGGCACCGGCCCGATGGTGCTCTTCCTGCACGGCTTTCCCGAGTACTGGCTGGCCTGGCAGGAGATCCTGCCGGCGGTCGCCGACGCGGGATTCCGCGCGGTCGCGGTGGACCTGCGCGGGTACGGCGCGAGCGACAAGCCACCCCGGGGATACGACGGCTACACCCTCGCCGCCGACGTGGCCGGACTGGTCCGGGCGCTCGGCGAACGGTCGGCGACCCTGGTCGGCTCCGGGGCCGGCGGCCTGATCGCGTGGACCGCCGCCTCGTTCCACCCCAGCCTGATCCGGCGCCTGGTGGTGCTCGGGGCGCCGCACCCGCTCCGGCTGCGGGCCGCCATCTTCGCCGACCCGCGCGGCCAGTTCGCCGCCTCCACCCCGACCCTGAAGTTCCAGCTTCCCCGGTACGAGCACGTGCTGACCCGCGACAACGCCGCCGAGGTGGAGGCGATCCTGCGGCGCTGGGGCGGGCCCCGCTGGGTGAACGGCCCCGACTTCGCGGCGTACGCCCGGTGCTGCCGGGAAGCGATGCAGATCCCGCAGGCGGCCTTCTGTGCCATGGAGGGCTACCGCTGGGCGTTCCGGTCCGTGCTGCGGCTGCACGGCTACCGGTTCGTCAAGCTGATGCAGCGACCGCTGGTCACGCCGACCCTCCAGCTGCACGGCGCGCTGGACCGGGCGTCCCTGCCGCGTACCGCCCAGGGCTCGGGCCGCTACGTGACCGCCCCGTACGAGTGGCGGCTGCTCGACGAGGTCGGGCACTTTCCGCACGTGGAGGCTCCGGACGTGGTGCTCGGGGAGATCCTGCGCTGGGCGAAGGCGTGA
- a CDS encoding SseB family protein, which produces MTVWEPATEAEVAMRDALRAQDQQLYFRILSRADLLLPVATEAPAGQGPMGWGTWTTGGRTHILAFTSATALRACLGDNAGATRRIPYAELAAGWPNHEWWLAVNPGLPIEGYLPAWFVAQLARGDVRLPGRTMGARARLERVETAARIRAGAPDRDTTTAPPSDAPVGRSPVAPVPPAPASPAPVPPAPAWPAPVPPAPASPAPVPPAPAWPAPVPPAPASPAPGGRNPAGGDELSTVPIPVPAARPTVRGRAGPPIARRPEPASHHPAPQRRPGDDGSAQPGAQPGAQRRPGDDGSVRPGWPARTGPTAPVGGTAGSAGERPGPGSENVSGWLDDLRRQPGGPEPFDGAGRSGPASGRSGEAPPPPARSFFEPASGRSARRLPPLDPVHRAGERAVPPSRFGPGGQPFPRRRPLNESVPGQPPRSLAMDAGETTPALRPEDRGRQFQPAPAADEEATQALPRRRPHAGDGTGTDGATRPAPKDPGDGAATAAAEELPPSIAEPVSGPPAPQRGFKPIVIEGTVIESRDLTGPEAPPARPIPGPAPGASEPYAVPTVPAATSAMAAATGSPHRADGDGPDTPWAGPADPTVPLTLDPPAAPAEPPAADTAPWSLFESPAPPTEPAPPTEPAPPTEPAPPTEPAPPTEPAPPTEPAPPTEPAPPTEPVTPTEPVAPTAPVADKASRSRFEPRAAPASPAEPTVRLFEPPEPPPEPAVGLFERIIPPDGPAASLFEPAAAPGRTASPGEPTAPSSGQPMAPAATTAPPAPEPAVAAAPQSAVPAAPVPPDFVPANDVEEELLGAAGSGSTDGFLSTLLLARVLLPVAAGSGPGSRPGDPGFVWRTEQLDGETYVVVYTSPERLADRVDPPVDTVPVKFVQLIRRWPDESWSFAVNPGTPVGAKYPGEQVLALANWAAEVGLGDDPESEPEPPAAEAEPVAVPRPAAPPADPSRPVTMQKAVGPSQLAYYLERGYDRVSGFVHRAGEVAHLSTPAQLYDALGLGHPDSPFSPDAEEIYVLRWPAYRPSLYRIPYGGQSEAAMRAMEGWVIERPPFRGNGFAPGESSDVIAEFKVDSARLPHGAQLCRIGADGSERVVAVLDTDALLWRRVGEP; this is translated from the coding sequence GTGACCGTATGGGAGCCGGCCACCGAGGCCGAGGTGGCGATGCGGGACGCGCTGCGCGCACAGGACCAGCAGCTCTACTTCCGCATCCTGTCCCGGGCCGACCTGCTGCTACCGGTCGCCACGGAGGCGCCGGCCGGGCAGGGCCCGATGGGCTGGGGCACCTGGACCACCGGTGGCCGGACGCACATCCTCGCCTTCACCTCCGCCACCGCGTTGCGGGCCTGCCTGGGCGACAACGCCGGCGCCACTCGCCGCATCCCGTACGCCGAGCTTGCCGCCGGATGGCCTAATCACGAGTGGTGGCTGGCGGTCAATCCCGGCCTGCCGATCGAGGGTTACCTGCCCGCCTGGTTCGTGGCGCAGCTCGCCCGGGGCGATGTCCGGCTGCCGGGCCGCACCATGGGTGCCCGCGCCCGGCTGGAGCGGGTGGAGACGGCGGCCCGAATCCGCGCCGGCGCACCTGATCGGGACACCACCACCGCACCGCCTTCCGACGCGCCGGTGGGCCGGTCGCCGGTCGCGCCGGTTCCGCCCGCGCCGGCCTCGCCCGCCCCGGTTCCGCCCGCGCCGGCCTGGCCCGCGCCGGTTCCGCCCGCGCCGGCCTCGCCCGCCCCGGTTCCGCCCGCGCCGGCCTGGCCCGCGCCGGTTCCGCCCGCGCCGGCCTCGCCCGCCCCGGGCGGGCGCAATCCGGCAGGCGGCGACGAGCTGTCGACCGTTCCGATCCCCGTGCCAGCGGCCCGGCCCACCGTCCGGGGCAGGGCCGGCCCGCCGATCGCCCGCCGGCCGGAGCCGGCGTCCCACCACCCGGCACCCCAGCGGCGGCCCGGTGACGACGGCTCCGCCCAGCCGGGAGCCCAGCCGGGAGCCCAGCGGCGGCCCGGTGACGACGGCTCCGTCCGGCCGGGATGGCCCGCCCGGACGGGCCCCACCGCGCCCGTTGGCGGCACCGCCGGCTCAGCCGGTGAGCGTCCCGGCCCCGGCTCCGAGAATGTCTCCGGCTGGCTCGACGACCTGCGGCGGCAGCCGGGCGGGCCGGAACCGTTCGACGGCGCCGGGCGCAGCGGTCCGGCGAGCGGCCGGTCCGGCGAGGCCCCGCCACCCCCCGCTCGGTCCTTCTTCGAGCCCGCCTCGGGTCGCTCGGCCCGCCGGCTGCCGCCTCTGGACCCGGTGCACCGGGCCGGTGAGCGTGCGGTTCCGCCGTCCCGGTTCGGCCCCGGTGGTCAGCCCTTCCCGCGTCGTCGCCCGCTCAACGAGTCGGTGCCGGGGCAGCCCCCCCGGTCGTTGGCGATGGACGCCGGGGAGACCACGCCGGCGCTCCGCCCGGAGGATCGAGGCCGGCAGTTCCAGCCCGCCCCGGCCGCCGACGAGGAGGCGACCCAGGCGCTGCCGCGCCGCCGCCCGCATGCCGGCGACGGGACGGGTACGGACGGGGCGACCCGCCCGGCTCCGAAAGACCCGGGGGACGGGGCCGCCACGGCGGCGGCGGAGGAGTTGCCCCCGTCGATCGCCGAGCCGGTGTCCGGCCCGCCCGCGCCGCAGCGGGGCTTCAAGCCGATCGTCATCGAGGGCACCGTGATCGAGTCGCGGGATCTCACCGGGCCGGAGGCGCCGCCGGCCCGGCCGATCCCCGGCCCCGCCCCCGGGGCGTCCGAGCCGTACGCGGTGCCCACCGTGCCCGCCGCCACCTCGGCGATGGCGGCCGCGACGGGGTCGCCGCACCGGGCCGACGGCGACGGACCGGACACGCCCTGGGCCGGCCCCGCCGATCCCACCGTGCCGCTCACGCTCGACCCGCCCGCCGCACCGGCCGAGCCACCGGCCGCCGACACCGCGCCCTGGTCGCTGTTTGAGTCGCCGGCCCCGCCGACCGAGCCGGCCCCGCCGACCGAGCCGGCCCCGCCGACCGAGCCGGCCCCGCCGACCGAGCCGGCCCCGCCGACCGAGCCGGCCCCGCCGACCGAGCCGGCCCCGCCGACCGAGCCGGCCCCGCCGACCGAGCCGGTCACGCCGACCGAGCCGGTCGCGCCGACCGCGCCGGTCGCGGACAAGGCATCCCGGTCGCGGTTCGAGCCGCGGGCCGCGCCGGCCTCGCCAGCCGAGCCCACGGTGCGGCTGTTCGAGCCGCCCGAGCCACCGCCCGAGCCCGCGGTGGGGCTGTTCGAGCGGATCATCCCGCCCGACGGGCCGGCCGCCTCGCTGTTCGAGCCGGCCGCCGCGCCGGGGCGTACGGCATCCCCGGGCGAGCCGACCGCCCCCTCGTCGGGGCAGCCGATGGCGCCGGCCGCGACGACTGCACCTCCCGCGCCGGAGCCAGCGGTGGCCGCCGCGCCGCAGTCGGCGGTGCCAGCCGCGCCGGTGCCGCCCGACTTCGTGCCCGCGAACGACGTGGAGGAGGAACTGCTCGGCGCGGCGGGCAGCGGCAGCACCGACGGTTTCCTCTCCACCCTGCTGCTGGCCCGGGTGCTGCTGCCCGTCGCGGCCGGTTCCGGGCCTGGGAGCCGCCCGGGCGATCCGGGCTTCGTCTGGCGGACCGAGCAGCTCGACGGCGAGACGTACGTGGTGGTGTACACCTCCCCGGAGCGGTTGGCCGACCGCGTCGACCCGCCGGTCGACACCGTGCCCGTGAAGTTCGTCCAGCTCATCCGGCGCTGGCCGGACGAGAGTTGGTCGTTCGCGGTGAATCCGGGCACCCCGGTCGGGGCGAAGTACCCCGGCGAGCAGGTCCTCGCCCTGGCCAACTGGGCCGCCGAGGTGGGGCTCGGAGACGACCCGGAGAGCGAGCCGGAACCGCCCGCCGCCGAGGCCGAGCCGGTGGCCGTGCCCCGGCCCGCCGCGCCGCCGGCGGACCCGAGCCGGCCGGTGACCATGCAGAAGGCAGTCGGGCCGAGCCAGCTCGCCTACTACCTGGAGCGCGGCTACGACCGGGTGTCCGGCTTCGTGCACCGGGCCGGCGAAGTGGCCCATTTGAGCACGCCGGCCCAGCTGTACGACGCGCTCGGCCTGGGCCACCCCGACTCGCCGTTCTCCCCTGACGCCGAGGAGATCTACGTGCTGCGCTGGCCGGCGTACCGGCCGAGCCTCTACCGCATCCCGTACGGCGGGCAGAGCGAGGCCGCGATGCGGGCGATGGAGGGCTGGGTGATCGAGCGCCCCCCGTTCCGCGGCAACGGTTTCGCGCCGGGGGAGAGCAGCGACGTGATCGCCGAGTTCAAGGTGGACAGCGCCCGGCTCCCCCACGGCGCGCAACTGTGCCGGATCGGCGCGGACGGCAGCGAACGCGTGGTGGCGGTCCTGGACACCGACGCGCTGCTCTGGCGCCGGGTCGGTGAGCCGTGA